CGCGTCATCCGTGACGGTGGTGATGGTGCGGTCCTCGGCGCGAGGCCCATTCTCGGAACCGGGCAGCAGCAGGCTGGTGAAGGCCTCCGTGCGCTGTGTGCCACCGCCCAGACTCCGCCCGGTGCGCCACTCGAAGCCCGCGAGCCGGCCATCCAGCTTCAAGACCCGGAGCTCCGTCATGGACACGGGCGCTCGGGGCTGACCTGGGACCTGGAGCGTCGTGGCGATGCCCGTGGTGATGCGCTGGAAGGTGCGCGCGTAGCCGGGCTCGTCGTGCGCGCACAGCAGGGGCAGCTCGGGGCTCGCGCTCACCATCAGCTTCAGCCTGCCCGCGCTGACGCGGTCGCCAGACGTGGCCACCTCATAATCCATGTCCACGAACATCACCGGGGCCCCAGCGACCACCGAGACGTCCGTGGGCGTGAGGCTCCGAACGCTGACGCTCCGGTGACCCTGCGCCGCCTTCGCCACCGCGATCACCGCGCCCGCCGCGTCGATGGGGCGCTCGTACACGAAGCAGCTCAACGGCGCCTCGGTGCCCAGCGGAATCTCCAGCCGCGTGGAGCCCTCGTGTCGCGTCAGCTTGGGCGCCGCCACGGCTTCGACCTCGGCGGTGAAGATGCCCTCCGTGGACGTCACGCGCTGCAGGGGCAGCGGTGCCAGCTCGCGCGCGGCGGGACCGGACGGCACGGGTGGAGCCTTCGACGGAGCCGGGGGCGGTGGCATCGGCGGCTCCGGCCGGACCGTCGTCACGGACGGCCCGGCACAGGCGGAGGTGAGACACATCAGGAGTGCGAGGCGCCGCATGACGAAACCTGGAGCCCCGTGCCCTAACCGGCGCGCGCGCGGCGCGCCGCGACGATGTCCCGGAACGAGCGACTGCGGAGCTCCTCCAGGGTGAGGCCCGCGGCCAGCACCTCCTCCTGGGTGAGCGCACCGCAGCTCAGCCCGCGCAGGAAGAAGTTGAGCAGCCCCTGCCCGGTGGCCGCGTCATCGAAGACGTCACCCACCAGCGTGGCCTGCGCGGCCTTCTCCATGAACGCCTGGAGCCTGCGCGACGCCGCGTCCAATCCATCCAGGAAGAACGCGTACACGGCCGCGTAGCGCACGGGGAGCTGCGCCGGGTGCAAGTCCCAGCCTTGGTACCAGCCGCGCTCCAGTGAATGCCGGATGTGCCGGTACGACACCTGCCAGGCGCGGTGGATGGCCTCCTGGTTCTCCCGGCGCTCGGTGGGCAGCAGCGGCTCGTCCTTGCGGGCCCGGTGTGGCGGGACGGGCATGACGTTGGTGGCGCCGTCCGCCAGCCGGATGCCCGTCCCCGCGAGCGACACCTGCACCAAATCCCGCAGGAAGTCGCAGGCTGGGTGCAGCATCGTCTGCGTGTGCGCGCTCACGCCCAGCGCCGCGGTGTAGTCGTACAAGCCCAGGTGGACGCTGGTGCAGCGGCCCTCGCTCGCGGCCACCAGCGTGGGCAGGTGCAGTCGGCCTTGGGTATCGAAGAGGGCCTGGGGCGTCTCCACCATCAGCTCGATGCCCACCGCGCCCACCGGCAGCCCGTGCCGTGTCTCCAGCACCTCCAGGACGCGAGCGAGCGCCTTCACCTGCTCCGGC
This genomic window from Myxococcus hansupus contains:
- a CDS encoding DUF6986 family protein produces the protein MKTSLTVESLSGVREALRQANAAFDRTYPGDSAQRQPVHVVYGGAHLFRAETARKLGTLALSTLKEYAPDSPVLAHGLGLPQRGRFAQRVYARVVAKLERESVEDLRIDFEDGYGHRTDAEEDGHAVSAAEEMARGLAQELLPPFIGIRVKSFTEELFDRSTRTLDLFLTTLLERTGGKLPPNFVVTLPKVSLPEQVKALARVLEVLETRHGLPVGAVGIELMVETPQALFDTQGRLHLPTLVAASEGRCTSVHLGLYDYTAALGVSAHTQTMLHPACDFLRDLVQVSLAGTGIRLADGATNVMPVPPHRARKDEPLLPTERRENQEAIHRAWQVSYRHIRHSLERGWYQGWDLHPAQLPVRYAAVYAFFLDGLDAASRRLQAFMEKAAQATLVGDVFDDAATGQGLLNFFLRGLSCGALTQEEVLAAGLTLEELRSRSFRDIVAARRARAG